One Gimesia aquarii DNA segment encodes these proteins:
- a CDS encoding PIN/TRAM domain-containing protein — protein MLLISIRVLYAFVCAGAIATYVSSNPPSPVDQYPLVAFVLLMIFTQGVTCLDLLISRKRIEVISAIYFGLLVGVLLSYLLIQALGPVISKTPWGEGVVMITTLTLPYLCITFLLQTKDDFRFIVPYVEFSRELKGGRPLVLDSSALIDGRIADVVETKILDSEMIVPDFILKEVQDIADSSDKVRRVRGRRGLDILSTLQNNPNVDISMHEAKETDKEKGLTVDQRLVVAAKKLGGKVVTNDFNLNKVASVQGVDVINLNDVANSLKPRYLPGEHLQLKIIKEGESQAQGVGYLDDGTMVVCEQANHLVGRDVDAVVTSVLQSSAGRMIFGRVTESR, from the coding sequence ATGCTATTAATAAGTATCCGAGTGCTTTACGCTTTTGTTTGTGCAGGAGCAATTGCAACCTATGTCAGTTCCAATCCCCCCAGCCCTGTCGATCAATACCCTCTGGTCGCATTTGTGCTCTTGATGATCTTTACCCAGGGCGTTACCTGCCTGGACCTGCTCATCAGTCGAAAGCGCATCGAAGTCATTTCAGCTATCTATTTTGGGTTATTGGTAGGGGTGCTACTTAGTTATCTACTTATACAGGCCCTAGGACCTGTGATTTCAAAGACGCCGTGGGGTGAGGGAGTGGTAATGATTACCACTTTAACACTGCCTTATCTATGTATCACGTTTCTTTTACAAACTAAAGATGATTTCAGGTTCATTGTACCTTATGTGGAATTTTCGCGTGAATTAAAAGGGGGGCGTCCTTTGGTTCTCGACAGTAGTGCTCTCATTGATGGCCGGATTGCTGACGTAGTCGAAACCAAAATTCTGGACTCAGAAATGATTGTTCCCGACTTTATTTTGAAAGAAGTACAAGATATTGCTGACAGTAGTGATAAAGTGCGCCGCGTTCGTGGACGTCGTGGGTTAGATATTCTATCTACTTTACAGAACAATCCGAACGTAGATATCTCTATGCATGAAGCTAAGGAAACGGACAAAGAAAAAGGTCTGACAGTCGATCAACGATTGGTTGTGGCCGCGAAAAAACTTGGTGGAAAAGTAGTAACGAATGACTTTAATCTGAACAAAGTCGCCAGCGTACAGGGAGTTGATGTTATCAATCTCAATGACGTGGCAAACTCATTAAAACCACGTTACCTGCCTGGCGAACATCTTCAATTAAAGATTATTAAAGAAGGAGAGTCTCAGGCCCAAGGTGTAGGTTACCTGGATGACGGAACCATGGTGGTTTGCGAACAAGCAAACCATTTAGTAGGTCGCGACGTTGATGCTGTTGTCACCAGTGTTCTGCAAAGTAGCGCAGGCCGCATGATTTTTGGACGCGTGACTGAAAGTCGTTAA
- a CDS encoding PQQ-binding-like beta-propeller repeat protein: protein MSDGFLDDIEDSSGRSPESQALSIADMLFVSFNSRVIALDRDTGDMIWNWKTPKGRSNYVSILVDDDQLFASVDGYTFCLDPLTGRQIWFNPLKGFGYGIPSLATAQFNSNTSPAAEILAREQRRQQTGGQ from the coding sequence ATGAGTGACGGTTTTCTGGATGATATAGAAGACTCAAGTGGGCGCTCTCCGGAATCTCAAGCACTTTCGATTGCCGACATGCTTTTCGTAAGTTTTAACTCACGCGTGATTGCACTGGATCGGGATACGGGCGACATGATCTGGAATTGGAAAACACCAAAAGGCAGGTCGAATTATGTTTCGATTTTAGTAGACGATGATCAGTTATTCGCGTCCGTTGACGGTTACACGTTTTGTTTAGATCCTCTCACAGGACGCCAAATCTGGTTTAATCCTCTGAAAGGATTCGGGTATGGAATTCCTTCATTGGCCACTGCGCAATTCAACAGCAACACCTCTCCCGCTGCTGAAATCCTCGCGCGCGAACAGCGCAGACAGCAAACGGGAGGGCAATAG
- a CDS encoding GNAT family N-acetyltransferase: MGYSITQTTPSDDHEELLSLINRNFKKTDSQWFNWSHQQNPFGDNYCWLAREEAGKLVGSTGLLPRRMSSPKQPFLVGQAEGINVDEAHRGAQAALKLQRALISHLPDTEFDFVFGMTETAAAVFKRCRYQEIGNFQYWVKPIRSEYKLKDKIRTTILRKGISSLVDLSLRIYSLETRTFLSHRIKVNFDAPIDERFGTLFSEYSDGSIMVERTREFLEWRFRHEPDTRFHILTLENPQQELLGYMVYVLGESGRNGDYAAGIQDFFCRDQKSLKQMLAIFCEYTRRIGIDSIVFNYFGKKEVMKLLTRFGFFQRRSTIKVFVHANQHKPDFDIKPILDSDRWHLTNAELLS, encoded by the coding sequence ATGGGTTATTCAATCACTCAGACAACTCCGAGTGACGATCATGAAGAACTGCTTTCGTTGATTAATCGGAATTTTAAGAAAACTGATTCTCAATGGTTTAACTGGTCTCATCAGCAAAACCCTTTTGGTGATAACTATTGCTGGTTAGCCAGAGAAGAAGCTGGAAAACTAGTTGGTTCGACCGGTTTATTGCCCCGTCGTATGAGTTCACCGAAACAACCTTTTTTAGTGGGTCAGGCTGAGGGAATCAATGTCGATGAAGCACATCGTGGTGCTCAAGCTGCGCTCAAACTACAACGCGCTTTAATTTCCCATTTACCAGACACAGAATTTGATTTTGTATTTGGGATGACAGAGACTGCTGCCGCAGTTTTTAAACGATGCCGATATCAAGAAATCGGAAACTTCCAATATTGGGTAAAACCAATTAGAAGTGAATATAAATTAAAAGACAAAATTCGAACTACGATCTTGAGAAAAGGCATTTCATCTCTCGTTGATCTCTCACTACGAATTTATTCTCTCGAAACGAGAACGTTTTTATCTCATCGTATCAAAGTCAACTTTGATGCACCGATTGATGAACGCTTTGGGACGTTGTTCTCTGAATATTCCGATGGAAGTATAATGGTAGAGCGAACTCGTGAATTTCTGGAATGGCGTTTTCGCCATGAGCCAGACACAAGATTTCATATTCTAACGTTAGAAAATCCACAACAGGAACTGTTGGGTTATATGGTTTATGTTTTGGGAGAATCTGGTAGAAATGGTGATTATGCCGCAGGAATTCAGGACTTCTTTTGTCGCGATCAGAAATCATTGAAACAGATGTTAGCAATATTCTGTGAATATACACGGCGAATTGGGATCGATTCTATTGTGTTCAATTACTTTGGGAAGAAAGAAGTCATGAAACTACTGACAAGATTTGGGTTCTTTCAAAGACGCTCAACCATCAAAGTCTTTGTGCATGCCAATCAGCATAAGCCAGACTTCGATATCAAGCCCATTCTCGATTCTGACCGGTGGCACTTAACGAATGCCGAGTTGCTATCGTAA
- a CDS encoding (deoxy)nucleoside triphosphate pyrophosphohydrolase, which translates to MSARKSNRIGIAVVEYQRQFLIGVRDAHAPLAGFHEFPGGKCEPDESAEQCAVRECLEETGLKVTALQEIRYEEHAYDHADVQLHFWLCQPVETQTVFTDQNLKGFHWIPAKHLLDLRFPEANKSLIELLVNTYASE; encoded by the coding sequence ATGAGCGCTCGAAAATCAAACCGAATCGGAATTGCCGTTGTTGAATATCAACGGCAATTCCTGATTGGGGTCCGGGATGCACACGCTCCACTCGCAGGGTTCCATGAATTTCCAGGTGGAAAATGTGAGCCAGATGAGTCTGCTGAGCAATGCGCGGTAAGAGAATGTCTGGAAGAAACGGGCCTTAAAGTCACGGCCTTGCAAGAAATACGTTATGAAGAGCATGCATATGATCATGCTGACGTTCAACTGCATTTCTGGTTATGCCAACCCGTTGAGACTCAGACAGTTTTCACCGATCAAAATCTGAAGGGATTCCACTGGATTCCGGCAAAACACCTTTTGGATCTACGATTCCCTGAAGCTAACAAGAGTCTCATCGAACTCCTCGTAAACACTTATGCTTCAGAATGA